One region of Tumebacillus amylolyticus genomic DNA includes:
- a CDS encoding DUF47 domain-containing protein yields MLGFFKKNEEFFDMLNLSASNVHQGAASFLKMLQDFTDVEQKFDYIQEIEHKGDAITREVIEKINKTTMTPIDREDISAIAFTLDEILDRITAVADRCLLYRIGTPTPQLVALAKLSTEATSELVKMIEALRHLKYNAIKEPIMRVKQLEKEADKIYRHSVAELLNDESRNPIEILKWKEIYEKMEDGLDFCEDVSNLVEGVIIKHQ; encoded by the coding sequence ATGCTTGGTTTTTTCAAAAAGAACGAGGAGTTCTTTGATATGCTGAATCTGTCTGCCTCTAATGTTCATCAAGGGGCAGCCTCTTTTTTGAAGATGCTTCAAGATTTCACAGATGTAGAGCAAAAGTTTGACTACATTCAAGAGATTGAACACAAGGGCGATGCAATCACCCGTGAGGTAATCGAGAAAATAAACAAAACAACGATGACCCCGATTGATCGGGAGGATATCTCGGCCATCGCATTTACGCTGGATGAGATTCTAGACCGTATCACGGCCGTAGCAGATCGATGCTTGCTCTATCGAATTGGGACCCCAACCCCTCAACTCGTGGCGTTGGCTAAGCTGTCTACGGAGGCAACCAGTGAGTTGGTCAAAATGATCGAAGCACTTCGCCACTTGAAGTACAATGCGATCAAAGAACCGATAATGCGTGTAAAACAGTTGGAGAAGGAAGCGGACAAAATCTATCGTCATTCGGTTGCCGAATTGCTGAACGATGAGAGTCGCAACCCAATTGAAATTCTGAAGTGGAAAGAGATTTACGAGAAGATGGAGGACGGTCTTGACTTCTGTGAGGATGTCTCCAACCTTGTTGAAGGCGTCATCATTAAGCATCAGTAG
- a CDS encoding FTR1 family iron permease, with translation MLRKSITVLMVFLMLALAPLSAFAASEGSEHVQKAQALIEHAITSAQQGNLPEAQKQYDQFREDWLDFEDTVKSDSGEAYKAIESNMGQIDYALLQNKQDDVVKALQGLHDANAQYVEGRFTKGDTISDQNMTFAQFITLLEQTKSSVHDQDQQTALTNINKVRDSWLSVEGVVVAKSAGIYADTERDMVTANAMITDQKWTDAETLLGNMVQYLSPIADTAGYTMWDAAMIPIREGLEALLVVGALMAFVKKEKNRSGGRWVWGGVLTGLAVSAVLAILIKYIFTSGAFGQNNFLISGWTGVVAAIMLLYMSYWLHSKSNIADWNQYMKEKSTAALSKGNMISLGVLSFLAIFREGTETVLFIIGMVNQISINQLLLGIVIGLGVLVIVAFLMFYVGIKLPMRPFFMVSSLIVFYLCLKFTGTGLHSLQLAGTLSSTTTSVLPSIDFLGFFPSWQSAIPQFALVLFALIVLVVSRKKQPSKTHTQAQN, from the coding sequence ATGCTCCGTAAGTCAATAACGGTCCTGATGGTTTTCCTCATGCTGGCGTTGGCTCCACTGTCCGCATTCGCTGCAAGCGAAGGATCGGAACATGTCCAAAAGGCACAAGCACTCATCGAGCATGCCATAACATCCGCACAACAAGGCAATTTACCTGAAGCTCAAAAGCAATACGATCAATTCCGCGAAGACTGGTTGGATTTCGAAGACACGGTCAAATCCGATTCCGGTGAAGCCTACAAAGCGATTGAATCCAACATGGGACAAATCGACTATGCATTACTCCAAAATAAGCAGGATGACGTGGTAAAAGCGTTGCAAGGCTTACACGATGCCAACGCACAATACGTGGAGGGACGCTTTACCAAAGGGGATACGATCTCCGATCAAAACATGACGTTCGCACAATTCATCACCCTCTTGGAACAAACCAAATCGTCTGTTCACGATCAAGATCAACAAACGGCCCTCACCAATATAAATAAAGTTCGTGACTCCTGGCTGAGCGTAGAAGGTGTCGTCGTCGCCAAATCCGCAGGTATCTATGCAGATACGGAGCGCGACATGGTGACTGCCAATGCCATGATCACGGACCAAAAATGGACCGATGCAGAAACCTTGCTTGGCAACATGGTTCAATACTTATCCCCGATCGCCGACACAGCAGGCTACACCATGTGGGATGCTGCGATGATTCCGATCCGCGAAGGGCTTGAAGCTTTGCTGGTCGTAGGCGCCTTGATGGCTTTCGTCAAAAAAGAAAAAAACCGCTCAGGTGGTCGGTGGGTCTGGGGAGGCGTTCTAACTGGCCTGGCAGTAAGTGCCGTTCTCGCCATTCTCATCAAATACATCTTCACGTCCGGGGCCTTTGGTCAAAACAACTTCCTGATCTCCGGTTGGACAGGAGTCGTCGCGGCCATCATGCTTCTGTACATGAGCTACTGGTTGCACAGCAAGTCCAACATCGCGGACTGGAACCAATATATGAAAGAAAAAAGTACGGCCGCACTCAGCAAAGGAAACATGATCTCGCTTGGAGTGCTTTCCTTCCTCGCCATCTTCCGCGAAGGCACGGAAACCGTGTTGTTCATCATTGGGATGGTCAATCAGATCAGCATCAACCAACTGTTGTTGGGCATTGTGATCGGTCTGGGTGTCCTCGTGATCGTTGCGTTCCTGATGTTCTACGTGGGCATCAAGTTGCCGATGCGCCCGTTCTTCATGGTTTCGAGTCTCATCGTGTTCTATCTTTGCCTGAAATTCACCGGTACCGGCTTGCACAGCTTGCAACTCGCCGGCACCTTGTCGTCGACGACAACGTCAGTCTTGCCGAGCATTGACTTCCTCGGGTTCTTCCCGTCTTGGCAAAGTGCAATTCCCCAGTTTGCACTTGTTCTGTTCGCCTTGATCGTATTGGTTGTTTCTAGGAAAAAACAGCCGTCTAAAACACATACGCAAGCCCAAAACTAG
- a CDS encoding ArsR/SmtB family transcription factor: MDLDLQTEFYKAMGDKTRLKILSLLRSEELCVCELVEIVQMTQPAVSQHLRKLKNAKLVKERREGQWIFYALDGSPYPFLEAILTALPDLSEKIEELKEKGLKVRCT, encoded by the coding sequence ATGGATCTAGATCTTCAAACGGAGTTCTACAAAGCGATGGGGGACAAAACGCGTCTTAAAATTTTGTCTTTGCTGCGTTCTGAGGAACTTTGTGTTTGTGAACTTGTCGAGATCGTTCAAATGACACAGCCTGCCGTTTCGCAGCATCTTCGAAAGCTGAAGAACGCCAAATTGGTGAAGGAACGTCGGGAAGGGCAATGGATCTTTTATGCGTTAGATGGGTCTCCCTATCCATTCTTAGAAGCGATCCTAACCGCCCTTCCGGACTTGAGCGAGAAAATTGAAGAACTGAAAGAAAAAGGCTTGAAGGTACGTTGCACGTAA